The stretch of DNA TATTGCGTTACATGTTTAAATGTATCTGGAATATATTTTTCCACTTACAGAGCATAAACAGGTAATTTTCTCCGTTTCATACTCCTCCGGTTAGCATCATGCATCAGGTGAAGCATTGTACCGATGGAAGGGGGAACTTGATCAGCTGATTTACCCCCTCGTTTATTTCAAATGGCAGCTCTttgcgtaaagggcctgtcccacttacgcaacctttacaggcgactgctggcacccgtgataggtcacggaaattttcaacatgttgaaaattcagcagcgaccagaaagacactacgactctttggagacctctcacaaccatacagacccttcttcagacagaagtgtTCACAGATGTCCTTGTGCAATGCCAGGCTATAATTACTGCGGAGTTACTGCTCGGACTGCTATAATGCTGTGGCCTCTGAGAAAGAGTGGTTCTCTTGAAGAGAATATTCAAGTGTGGGTTGATCTTTTAACTCAACAGGAATACTTTGCGTCCACTATAGGTTTTTACATTGTGATGTGCAAGTTATTCTGAGTGTGTTAAAGTTGCCCGTGTCAGTGCACGTTTGTAAATAATGTACAGCAGAAATTTCAAACTGAAGAACCTGTGGTCTCCAATGTACGAGCAACACAGTGGCAAGGTTGGTGAACCAAATGTACAACAAAGAATTCAAGACTGTGAACAGTGTAGGATATGTCCTTTATCACTGAATAACAAAATGCATCAACAATGCAAGTGTATTTTTATTGTGATTAAATCGCAAAGCTTTAAGCAGTTTCTTATAGTCTATCTATCTACGCAAATTCTTGCCGTCAGCTTACAATCACCGCACCCTCACTGGCAGTGCCAGCATTACATTCCAGACAGGCAGAATTACACACTCCTTCATGGTGTGATGTGTTTATGACAGACTCGGGTGACTGATTTCGAGGCCAAATAGCAATTCCTGCTCCAAGTGAATGTTCTGCCCGCAAAAGGATTCTGCAAACCCATCAAGAGATTTTCACAAACATCATTGTGGACACTGGAACTAGTTTCCTGCCTTGAGGCTGTTTGCAAAAGTTCTCTTGAAGTTTCTTCCATTTTTGGTGATGTTGATCATATTAACTATTTTGTATTTCCATCATGCATCTGCAAAATTCTAGGTGCTTTTCAAAGATTTCCACTGTTCAGTGTAATCATTTAATGGGATCGTTTTCACCCAAAACTGTGACATATTTACAAGCGGTCATGATGCTTTATTTAATTACCCCAATTTACTTCATAACTCAAGGTAAATTAGCCCCTTGTCTGGCAGCCCAGTGGACAGTTGGAATCCAACTGAAGGCACAAACATTTGTCTATCATAAACAAACAGATACTGGGCTAATTAATGGTACTTAATGACAGCAACCTTTTCCAATATGCAGAAGATCCTACAATTCCCCCATTGGCCTCATTGGTCATCCCAGAACTGACATGCTTCGAGTGGAAGCAAGCAAGTCATTCTCGAGCCCAAGGGGCTGGTAGGCAgaaagaatgagctgccagaggaagtagttggggcAGATAGGACAGCGACATTGgaaagacatttggccaggtacatggagaaGAAGGGTTGGGGGGatatgtgggcaaatggggctagtttgaatggggcatgttgatcagcatTTTGTGGTTGCTGGGCTGTTTTAAATATTGGACCAGGATGTGGTATTGTCAAAGACAGAACTGCTCCTATTCCTTTCGCCGATTTTCTGATGAAGGAAGTTGTCCAAGGTTGCCTGACTGATGCAGCGCAGATCTCTGAAGAGTTTCAGGATGCTGTCTCTGAACTTCACCCCAATAAACACATAAAGAACTGGATTCAGGCAGCTGTGGATGAATCCAGTGCTCTTTGACACCTCAATGGTAAATGTGAGCTTTCTGTAGAAATCGCAGTCTGCTGTGATCACATGCAGATTGCACAGTGTCTTTATGAACTTAGCCACGTTGTACGGGGCCCAACAAATGCAAAACATCACGGTGACTGTGAGCACAACTTTAATGGCTTTGTGCCTCCCAAAGGTCTGGGTCTTGTATAATGTTTTGATTACCATTGCATAACAGTAGCACATCACTGCGAGTGGTAAGGCAAAGCCAATTCCGTGGTAGAGAAACTGTTCAAAAAGCAGCCAGTCCTGGGCCATAGCTGATGTGTAAATGCATTTGGTTTCGTTGTTGAAATCATTATCCGCAACTTGCAAGAATATTAAATTCGGAATCTGTAGCAGGGAACCTGTCACCCAAATAGCTGAACAAACCAGGTGGGCATACTTGGCACTGTGCCTTTTATGGATCTGAACGGCATAGACAATTGCCAAGTAGCGGTCAATGCTGATGCACGCCAGCAGCAGGCTGTTGCAGAAGAAGTTGAGTTTGAGGATGGAGTGTAGAAGTTtgcaaaggaaaacaccaaaGAACCACTTGGAAATACTCTCGAGGGCAAAGAACGGGAGAACCAAGACCAGGAGGAGGTCAGCCACCGCCAGATGAAGCAAGTAGCTGTCGGTCGGAGACCTTGAACccttgtaacgtaacaaaatcgCCAACACCAGACTGTTTCCAATGGTCCCCAACAGGGAGACCAGGAAATAAACTATTGGCACGATAATCTTTCGGAAATAGTGTGGCGTTTCCTCAACTTCTGGACAGTAAGTGTCTGCAGGAAACGTAGTGGTCTCGTCATTGCCATAGGAGTAATTCCAGGAGTACTGAAATGAGTAAAGACACAAATAGTGAACATCACAATGGTTCTGGAAATATTTATCTTACGGATCTGAATGTCAAATAAAACATCACATAAATAAACGCCTCTctcccttttttcccccaataagATTATTTAAAGGAAAATTCTGATGAGGTTGTCAACCTGAAATGTTCtccctccataggtgctgcctgatctgtcaGATAGTTCCAAGTTATATGTGCTTATTCCAGGTCCCAGTTTAGACCTGTTGCTCTATGAAGTCCTGTTCTGGGGAGAGAACAGAATAAATGGCTCTTATGAACCTTGCAGTTAGGATGGCGGAACTCAGCCACAATTCCAAATATAATAGTTGAATCCTGTTCAAACACGCAAATGCATGGAGGCTGGGTGTGAGTAAAGTCGTAAAGTCAAGACTCCCACAAACCaatatttagtctgaagaagggttgcaacccgaaacgtcacctattcattttctccagagatgctgcctgatatgctgagttactccagcacattgtgtctagatTGGTGTACTCATCTGGATAGTAGTCTTCTCACCACCAAACATCATGCCTCACAACCTTGACTGAAttgtttgaggaggtgatgaggaCACAGGTGGAGGTTGCCAACATGGACTTGAATTagccatttgataagatccctcaTTGTCAGCTGGTCCAAAAGATCAAAATGCATTGGCTCCTTAGTAACTTGGTACTTTGGATTCAGAAATGGATTACCCATGCAAGACAGAGAGTAGTGCTGGAAGGGTGTCTTTCTGGCTggtggcctgtgaccagtggtggtcTGCAGGGATCAGTGATGAGACCTATGCTGtttctgatatatatatataaaagacgtgtgaaaatgtagatgggttggttagtaggtTTGCACGCAAACGTTGGTAGAATTATGGGCAGTAAGAAGGCTGTCATAGAACACTGCATGATAAAGGTCAGATACAGATATGGgcggagaaatagcagatggtgtTTTATCTGGGCAAGAGTGAATTGgtgcactttgggagatcaaatgtcAAGAGAAATTTACAATTTATGGCAGGACCATGAATGGAATTGATGTACAGAGTTACCTTCGGGTCcaagtcaataggcaataggtgtaggagtaggccatttggcccttcgagccagcaccgccattcaatgtgatcatggctgatcatccccaatcagtaccccgttcctgccttctccccatatcccctgactccgctatctttaagagccatatctagctctttcttgaaagtatccagagaaccagcctccactgccctctgaggcagagaattccacagactcacaactttctgtgtgaaaaagtgtttcctcatctccgttctaaatggcttcctccttattcttaaactgtggcccctggttctggactcccccaacattgggaacttgtttcctgcctatagcatgtccaaacccttaataatcttatatgtttcaataagatccactctcatccttctaaattccagagtatacaagcccaaccgctccattctctcagcatatgacagtcccgccatcccgggaattaactttgtgaacctatgctgcactccctcaatatcaactcCACAACCCACTGAAAGCAGCAACACAAGAAGAAGAGTGGTAGAGAATGCAGATGGTGCGCTTGCATTAATTGATCGAGGAAGtcttgttgcagctgtataaaactttcATGAgggccacatctggagcattgtgcgGAGTTCTGGCCACCTCATTACTAGAAGGAtgcggagagggtgcagaggatgtttatgGGGACACTGCTTGGATTagagaatagaaacatggaaacatagacaataggtgcaggagtaggccattcagcccttcgagcctgcaccgccgtgtggtggggaggttggggagagtaggattgttttctgtggagcgTTGGGGCTGATGGGGTGACctaatagaagtttataaaattgtgagaggcacagatagggtagacgatCAGAATCTTTTCTCAGCATGGAAATAGcaaactagtgggcatagctttaagatgaaaggaagaaagtgtaaaggagatgtacagggcatgtTTTgaaacacagagagtgatggtcaCCATGAATGGTGACTGAAGCAGAAACAATTAAAGCATTTATGCTGCTTTTAGATCGGCATAAGTGCTTAGAATATAAACTCCATCTGAATCTCAATATGTGAAATTTAGTCGTCACAAGAAAATATATCTTTGCGAATTCTCAAATTTATTCCTTAAAAGTTTTCCATTGGGAGTGGTTGAGGAGGGACATTGTGAGCATTAGACAGAAATGTTGAAGGAGACGATACAGGACTTGGGGCAATGCAGCACAGAGGAATTTGCTTGGGATTTgcatagtataaatgtaaattgtccctagtgtgtgtagggtagtgttagtgtgcggagatcgctgactCGGTGGAAACTAAACTACAGCGATGTATCATATTTGAATTTACAAATTGATTTCAatatttaccttgcacaaaacggtattcccttatcatgtatttttacactgtaaatggctcgattgtaatcatgtattggttttccactgacttgttagcacgcaggaaactgtacctcggtacacgtgacaataaactaaccataAATGCCATTTATGGTAATAATACACAGATTTGTTATCACACATCTAGCAGCACAAACTTGCAATGTGTGAGATTGGTTCATATTATATAGTATAATACCTGAATACACCCAACAATATATTTGTACGTGGAGTACTTATGCTCCTGTGAGCCACGTAAATGGAGATCGCAAGTTTGGACCCACTGACAATAAATCTTCAAACATTATGCCTATGGTTTCTTTACCCATTAGAGGGAACTTATGGGATTGTATTACATAAGTGGTTTAGCAAGCAAATTGGGGACTTTTCCACCCCCAAACTTGTTTCATTATGCAGTAGGAATGTGCTGACATATTTTAACTCGATCTGCCCATTTAAATTCCATAAAATGGTTCTGTTGGTGTAAAGGACTAAATACAAtattacaggtagacaaaaatgctggagaaactcagcaggtgaggcagcatctatggagcgagggaataggcgatgtttcgggtcgagactattaCAATCAGTTGGAGAGGTCAAATGTGAGGGTAATGCGTAACTTTAGCAATGAATAATTTAAGTAACTGAATGGAGAATAAACCCATGAACAATACACCCTTCAGAAATTAGCTTAAATCATTATCAAATTATCACATACCAAAACCATCAATGTGAATAGAAATAAAAAGTTTAAATAAATTGTTGCTTTCAAAATCTAATAGTTGCACGTTGCAAAAGTGTATCATCTTCATTTCTCGTGCTTAATAATCAGTTATACAGTACTGCAACAATTAAAGGTTTTGAAAGTTAAGTTAAAAGGCAATCAGAACTTTTTTGTCACAACTTGTTATCAATAGCATTCATCACGGTCCATAAAACAAGATGAGGATTACTTACAACATCAAAGTCATCCATGTCAAACCTCATTTCTGACATATCAAGGCATTCAACTGTGTTGAAGAGACGGCAACTCAACAGAGAGTTTCATTAATGTATTGATAACTTTGAGAATGCAGAAGTTCTATTGAATTAGCATATCTGGTTGTTTTTTTAACACTCGTGACACCCTTCCTGTTTGTCGaatttaaatattgtaaattttcccttttATTAATTTCTTGATTGCATAATGAATATATATTTTAGCATTGTCAGCAGCAGGTCAAATCAGGAAACGTTTAGCATCCTGTACAACTTCAAATCTACATCCAGATACTTCACGACCAGCAGAGTTAATCTGATATCAGTAGTAGCGAAAACACTGGCATCTATTATTAACAAAATGGTAACATGTAaataagaaaataattaaaatgttggGCTAAGTCATCGAAGATTTATGAAAGGAACtccatgtttcaggtcgagacccttcttcagactgagagacaggggaaagggaagcctgtaacagtctgaagaagggtctcgacctgaaacatcacccattccttctctccagaggcgctgcctgtcccgctgagttactccagcattttgtgtctctccatgTTTCAAAGTCTGTGAGAGATTTTTGAAATTGGAACTAGCAATATAGATATGGTGGGCTAGTTGATGTGGTCCATTTAAACCTTCAAAAGGACTTGATTATAGGTCACATAGgcaataattaaataaaattaggTTGGTGTGGAAGTGAATTGGTTAATAGAGGAAACAGTAGGAATAAATGGTCACATTTGGTTGATGAGGCTGAGGTTATTGGGGTTTTGCATGGGGATGTATAGTGCTGGGCCACAATGATCTGTATGAGGGAATCTAGTACAttataatcaaagatagacacaaaaagctggagtaactcagctggtcagacagcatctctggagaaaagaaataggtgatgttttgggtcgagaccctttttcagactgacagtcgggggggggggggggggggggaaggaaaacgAGAGCTATAGACAGTGAtagagaacaaatggatgaaagatatgcataaaagtaacgatgacaaagggAAGGGGCCAATGTTAGTTGTGggctgtgtgaaaacgtgttacAGCcaaataacattataatctcACAAGATTGATATAGGTTGATTCTTGCAAAGGCTGTTTTGTTGACATTTCTTGCCGTCACGTCCATTTGCACCCTCTGCATACTCCTTCCTTTGCAGTACTCTTCTTGCAGCTGCCTGGAGATGGAATATTTTGCAGCACTGAGCTAGGTATGGTCACATGCCGGATCTGTTGGCCCGTCTGTGAAGAGCTTGCCAGGTGGAAATATACGCACTGTGCAAGATGAACCATTCAGAAGTGAACATTTTACATTGCTGTTTCACTCTGAAACTTTCACTGGCAATGTTTCTCACTATCGGCAGTCCCTGGGTTatagagtgccctccataatgtttgggacaaagatccatcatttatttatttgcctctaactCCACAATTCGGGATTTGtagtagaaaaaaatcacatgtggttaaagtgcacattgtcagattttaataaaggccatttttatacattttggtttcatcatgtagaaattacagctgtgtttatacatagtcaccccctcatttcagggcacagcaatgtcatgtaaatgaaagtagtcatgtttagtattttgttgcatatcctttgcttgcAATGACCGCTTGaactctgcgattcatggacatcaccagttgctgggtgtcttctctggtgatgctctgccaggcctgtatcagaatcagaatcagaatcatactttactagccaagtatgttttgcaacctaCAAGCaatttgcagccatctttagtttatgcttgttttgggggctagtccccttcagttttctcttcagcatataaaaggcattctcAATTGCGtccagatcaggtgattgacttggccactcatgaattgacaaatttttagctttgaaaaactcctttgttgctttactgGCTGGCATTTGGGGATTTTCCTTTATTATaaggagaattcttctgtcatcagctgtgaaggtcctccttggcctgcctgtccctttgcgattggtaaaatgctggaaactgtataggctggtgagcttaccaTGTGTAGTTGGAAAGGTActcgagagtattctgagggataggttatacaggcatttggaagagcaatggttgattagggatagttagcatggttttgtatgtgggaggtcgtgtctcacaaatctgatgagggcagggctgtagatgttgtgtacatggacttcagtaaggcattcaacaaggttccgcatggtaggctgctctggaaggttagatcgcatgggatccaaggagagatagctgaatggatagcacattggctccatggaaggaagcagaggatgatggtggaaggttgcttctcggactggaggcctatgactagtggtgtgctacagggttcagtgctgggcccgttattgtttgtcatctacatcaatgatttggatgagaacatactgggcaagattagcaagcttgctgatgatacaaaagtgagtggttttgcagatagtgaagatggttgtgaatgattgcagcaggatctggatcgattggccaggtgggctgaggaatggttgatggaatttaatacagagaagtgtgaggtgttgcattttgggacgtctaacatgggcaggacctacacagtaactCTACAACTctcttgggagtgttgtagagcagtgggatctaggagtacaggtgcatggttccttgaaggttgaatcGCAGGTAGAAagcatggtcaaaaaggcttttggcccattggccttcatcagtcagagtattgagtatagtagttgggaggtcatgttgcagttatataagatgttggtgagactgcatttagaatactgtgttcagttctgggcatgttataggaaagatattgtcaagcttgaaagtgttcaaaaaagatttacgaggatgttgccaggactagagggtgtgagctatagggagaggttaagcagtaGGAacgtgtctcaacccgaaactgcctgtccagctgagttactccagcattttgtttctacctccgagaggttgagtaggctggatttctatcccttggagcacaggaggatgaggggt from Leucoraja erinacea ecotype New England chromosome 32, Leri_hhj_1, whole genome shotgun sequence encodes:
- the LOC129712279 gene encoding C-X-C chemokine receptor type 5-like — translated: MSEMRFDMDDFDVYSWNYSYGNDETTTFPADTYCPEVEETPHYFRKIIVPIVYFLVSLLGTIGNSLVLAILLRYKGSRSPTDSYLLHLAVADLLLVLVLPFFALESISKWFFGVFLCKLLHSILKLNFFCNSLLLACISIDRYLAIVYAVQIHKRHSAKYAHLVCSAIWVTGSLLQIPNLIFLQVADNDFNNETKCIYTSAMAQDWLLFEQFLYHGIGFALPLAVMCYCYAMVIKTLYKTQTFGRHKAIKVVLTVTVMFCICWAPYNVAKFIKTLCNLHVITADCDFYRKLTFTIEVSKSTGFIHSCLNPVLYVFIGVKFRDSILKLFRDLRCISQATLDNFLHQKIGERNRSSSVFDNTTSWSNI